A stretch of the Streptomyces venezuelae genome encodes the following:
- a CDS encoding DUF6342 family protein, with the protein MPDIDLGTATDWDEGDTHGRVKLRQNQIYPNSPKKDVLISSPVSIELSVNTNHSTSQEADKIYFTTHHGSTKKVIAVLDSDGNLHIAGRLITEQKDLSY; encoded by the coding sequence ATGCCTGATATTGATCTTGGAACTGCGACGGACTGGGACGAGGGCGACACCCACGGCCGCGTCAAGCTGCGGCAGAACCAGATCTACCCGAACTCGCCCAAGAAAGACGTGCTCATCAGCTCGCCGGTGAGCATCGAGCTGTCGGTGAACACGAACCACTCCACCTCGCAGGAGGCGGACAAGATCTACTTCACGACCCACCACGGCTCCACGAAGAAGGTCATCGCGGTACTCGACTCCGACGGCAACCTGCACATCGCCGGCCGCCTGATCACGGAGCAGAAGGACCTGTCGTACTAG
- a CDS encoding polyprenyl synthetase family protein produces MTHTRPYGTGLLSAVPATATAPATGTGAGTEELLRRGTELVDPLLREVVDRLHPSLATVCRYHLGWDSGDSQGAVRQVAAKRVRAGLALLSVRSVGAAERFAAVAGTAVELVHQLSLLHDDIMDGDMQRRGRPAAWVRFGTGSAVLAGDALVVQAVATVLRAQVPGAHAATEELLVTVEQMVEGQAEDLALERRSLREVSESRYVRMARGKTGALFGCAAALGAVLSDAPPAVVRALRSAGCDLGVAFQILDDVLGLWGDSALTGKPVGADLARGKKTLPLVLAAMSGTADGRWIATLLDAAPPGSGPPAPAQVSEVMRLLEATGSRERAEEAAARHVASAVATLDGAALPQAARQQWRSLIDDLSSRTR; encoded by the coding sequence ATGACGCACACACGGCCGTACGGCACCGGGCTGCTGAGCGCCGTGCCCGCCACCGCAACCGCGCCCGCAACCGGAACCGGGGCGGGCACCGAGGAGCTTCTGAGGCGGGGGACGGAGCTCGTCGATCCCCTGCTGCGCGAGGTCGTGGACCGGCTGCACCCCTCCCTGGCCACGGTGTGCCGGTACCACCTGGGCTGGGACTCCGGCGACTCGCAGGGCGCGGTCCGGCAGGTGGCGGCCAAGCGGGTCCGCGCGGGGCTCGCGCTGCTTTCGGTCCGCTCCGTGGGCGCTGCGGAGCGGTTCGCGGCCGTCGCCGGTACCGCGGTGGAGCTCGTACACCAGCTCTCGCTGCTGCACGACGACATCATGGACGGCGACATGCAGCGGCGGGGCCGGCCGGCCGCGTGGGTCCGATTCGGTACCGGTTCGGCCGTGCTCGCCGGTGACGCGCTCGTCGTCCAGGCCGTTGCCACGGTTCTGCGCGCGCAGGTCCCGGGAGCACACGCGGCCACCGAGGAACTCCTCGTCACCGTCGAGCAGATGGTGGAGGGGCAGGCGGAGGACCTCGCCCTGGAGCGCCGGTCGCTTCGTGAGGTGTCCGAGAGCCGGTACGTGCGCATGGCGCGCGGCAAGACCGGCGCACTCTTCGGCTGCGCGGCTGCTCTCGGCGCCGTTCTCTCGGACGCGCCGCCGGCCGTGGTGCGCGCGCTGCGCAGCGCGGGCTGCGACCTCGGGGTGGCGTTCCAGATCCTGGACGACGTACTCGGCCTGTGGGGCGACAGCGCGCTCACCGGGAAACCCGTCGGCGCGGACCTGGCCCGCGGCAAAAAGACCCTGCCCCTGGTTCTGGCCGCCATGTCCGGGACCGCCGACGGCCGTTGGATCGCGACCCTGCTCGACGCTGCGCCGCCCGGTTCCGGCCCGCCGGCACCGGCCCAGGTCAGCGAGGTCATGCGCCTGCTGGAGGCCACGGGCAGCCGGGAACGTGCCGAGGAAGCCGCCGCCCGCCACGTGGCGTCGGCCGTCGCCACGCTGGACGGGGCGGCGCTCCCGCAGGCCGCTCGGCAACAGTGGCGTTCTCTGATCGACGACCTGTCCAGCCGCACGCGCTGA